A genomic stretch from Tenrec ecaudatus isolate mTenEca1 chromosome X, mTenEca1.hap1, whole genome shotgun sequence includes:
- the LOC142434630 gene encoding small ubiquitin-related modifier 1-like — protein MSDQEAKPSTEDLGNKKEGKYIKLKVIGQDNSEIHFKVKMTTHLKKLKDSYCQRQGVPMNSLRFLFEGQRIADNHTTKELGMEEEDVIEVYQEQAGGHSTV, from the coding sequence ATGTCTGACCAGGAGGCAAAACCTTCAACTGAAGACTTGGGGAATAAGAAAGAAGGCAAATACATAAAACTCAAAGTCATTGGACAGGATAACAGTGAGATCCACTTCAAGGTGAAAATGACAACACATCTCAAGAAACTCAAAGACTCATACTGTCAAAGACAGGGAGTTCCAATGAATTCACTCAGGTTTCTCTTTGAAGGTCAGAGAATTGCTGATAATCACACTACAAAAGAATTGGGAATGGAGGAAGAAGATGTGATTGAAGTTTATCAGGAACAAGCAGGGGGTCATTCAACAGTTTAG